GTCCAGCTCCATTTCATCCAAGCATTTGGTCTGTAGCCCATCATGTCCTCAAGAGCATCATAGAAATTATCAACGCCTGAGAAGACAGCACAATAACTCCGGATTAgttcaaaaacaacagaatgcAATCTTGATATATTTTACCAGTGAAAATAATTGGCAAAGCATCAAAAGTCTCGCAACAGACATGAGGTCATTCAACGTTATGGAATAGGGCATTGATAAAAAAACGGGAAAATTGGATTGAAAAATCTATTTCCCTCAGAGAAGATGTTGTTTAAGATCCTGTGACCATTTACAACGAGAGCACGCAACTTTGTTTTCAGGGCGCTTCTCACCGCagttactgttgctaggttataAAATTGAGTTGCATACCGCTCCTCTCTGTAGTGACCCATGAGGTCTGCTTTGAACTGCTTTGtatgcttcatttttaaaacagaaaggaatgttaaaggagcgatatgtagctctgacccctagtatttacaatgggtactgcagtctaaattataaacattgtagagagccatctcccccccgccccctcctctctagagtcgatgctcacgcaggtcgccatgtggtggacactgaagcttcagtgtttagccagctctgcatcggtctgtaaacctttctgtgttctaacctctctccatttttcagaagcatctccaatattgatcctagtttgagcacgtttctgctcgtggagcttattagaaacatgcagaggctctgaaccagttctcttgcccgcttccatcgctgcaacacctgttggtttgacctgataactgacaAACCGGCGTCCAAAACAGCAAACATATCTTACACATTGATCCTTTAAAGATGGTACTCACCATAAACCCAGGCAACAGCTATACATTCAAAGAATGCCACCCACAGAAGGCACACACCGCTAGCTGCATAGTAATCAAACAGCTGGAAAACATACATGccaccctgcagaaacacagacaaacaaaagggTTAGAGAAATCtcaatttaaaaaggaaaaaacccAAGTAGTCTTTAAACGTGTGCCTTTAAGTCCAGAGGGACGGTTTGGACTACAGGAAGACCCACTGGAGGAGAAAAGCTTGCAAATAAACATCTTTAGTTCTTAAGAGACCAAGTTGGTCAACAAATATCGCCTGAAATAACCAAGAAGATGAACAGCTGACATGACCTTACATGACaatactgctgtgtgtgtgtgtgtgtgtgtgtgcgtccagTGTCAAAACCGTTTAACAATCATGGGAATCCTAAACTCAAACCAGGCCATCATGGCCATAAAAAGATGTTGCCATGGGAACCGCAGAGGGTGAGGAAGGCAGGCAGGGCAGAAAATAGAAAGACAGTGAGAAGGTTGAAAGTTTTGTGAGaacaggaaggagggagggagggaggggaggggggctggTGGTGTGTAAGGAAGGATGAGGATGGAGGAAGTAATGAGGGCTGATCGATGATTGTGGAGCCTGAatcagaggggggaggggggttggagttGGATCTGGGAGGGGAAAATCAACAAAACCCCCTTCCACTCTACACAGCAAAATAACTGTCAATAAGTGATGATGGTGGTTACTCAGGCATCAGCAGACTTTTCAAGAAgactttcttcatgtttcaagTCACACCGTGGCGTTCTTAACTGTCGTTTAGCTCCGTGTGTATAAGATGCCAGTTTAACCCGACACATCCGACATACAACTTCATCCTTAACCTTCCAAAACCATGCTGCTTCTGTCAGTTCACTGAGCTTGTTaacatccaggtagtagagcgGGGAGAGCAGGACCGCTAACATAGGCTGCAGCCAGCGCACGTCTACAGCACCATCTAGTGGAGGGTGGTTGCATTGCAGAATGTGCATTAATGTGACCGGCATCAAGGGCAATATATGAGTATATCTGGTACCGACTAGCGAGTGTGATGTTTAAGCGCTTAGTCGACTAAACACGCACACCCAAAGTTTACTAAATCACCTATGGTCACTTGTCCGAGGGATCATTTTGACTCTTTCATAAACACAATGCCTGATGTtatgacttcttcttttttgggcttttcatatCCTCCTTGAGaacacaggacagtggatggagtttGAGGCGGGgttgagagagtgggggacggtATGATGTAAATGACCGAGGGTGGGAAGGCTAAAACGGCGGCCCCTGATAGATACTTTTTAAGTGACTTGGTTTGTACAAATCAAGGGGACAGGATCTTTGAGTTATTAAGACGACATGAGAAACAAAGACACGTCAgaaaagacagaggaggacatgACGGGGAGGAGTCAGAACTGATGAGGGACGAGGGAAAACAGACAAGAGACAGAAATaagcacagaggaggaggaggaagatttgGAAACGCTAAGTCGGTTCTACAGCATCTATTAATatcagaggagggagaggaagttCTCATGACTTGATTGTATAAATAACCTCCCGTCTTCTCCCCGGGGGCCGACACTAATAGCTGTCTGTTGTTCCTGCCGCACCGCACTGAGCTCTGAGCCAGAGCTCGAAAAGGAGGTCATTGGGTTctggtcactttttttttttttttttttttttattatttcagattTCATGAGTACTTCTGCTTGGTGCCGTTACCTTGGTAACCATTGTGAGTCCAAGCAGGTAGCTGATGCAGCAGATGATAGCGATGAAGATCTCTCTGCGGTAACCCTTCCTTAGGAAGGACGGATACAGATCCACCAGTGATGTGATCTGCCCTTCCACCTCCACAAActgcaaagagaaacacaaacacacaaaggggttaccaaaaaacattttaaaaaatctacgTTTGACTTCACGTCTGTTGGTCCCAACCCTTTTGTTTCTGTAGTAAACGACTGATGTCACAGACTTCTGGAAGTCTAACTTCTGTCTCTGTAAGAGCTGTAGAACTTTGGATGCTGTAAAGTATGATGCTCAGAGTGAgggagcgcacacacacacacacacacacacacacacacacgcacgcacgcacgcacgcacgcgcgcacgAGGGTCAGCGGTCATGTTAATGATCGCACGTGCGGCTGAAGCAGAGGATTATGTGGAGACTCGGAGAGGTGAGGAAAAActaaaaccctttttttctcccccacgTCTGAGCCAGACAGTAAAGCCTCTGAAGGGTGGAACACTTTCCTACTTGTTTTAAACACACTATGGCACTTTAAAACTTCTGTTCATctggagctaaaaaaaacaccaccagTGAGTTCAGAACAGCTGTGCCCTCTGACGATTAAACCAAACATTAGTTGGCTTTCAGTCATTTTACTTGATGACGACAAAAGAGTTGTTTTTCTCGTACGCTCACACAACATTTGAGTAAACCTCATTCCTTCATGTGTTTGAAAGAATGAGTTTGCAGCAAATTAAGGACTAAAGCACCTTTCATATTTAAGGTTTATATTTGTGGTTAAAATGAGAAAATCCTGATTGATACTCCTGTGTTGAATCTGCGCAGAAGCCTACATAGCCTGACGTACACCTCCTAAAAGATGTAACCACACGTCTAGAAGACGCAGATGATGCGATTACtacagaccatagactgtaaatattaacggacgAAGGccttctgttcctgcagggggcgctggagtcccatcggtGGTGGCCTCCATGATGGAAATGCtttctcagtctaactttcagtcgacctaacgcgacaggctgaaagctggagctgaggcagcctcctgacaaaccgttacaccgcgcccacctgtcaatcaggtcagctacatgcctttcaaatcaaaactgatgagacatcaaaacattcacccttCCCCCCCGGCCCGAGGTTTTGTACGTTAACTGGAAGTCTTTGAAGTGCTGCACCTGTCGTGTTTTGTGAGTTCTAAAAAGGGAAGTAAAAAACAACCTGAAGCCTGCATGAATAGAAACTGTGTGAAAGAGCTGAATATCATCATCGCacagtgcaaacaaacatccaGTGCATCGTTTTAGGCACGCGCGTCATTCAGCAGGCCGAGATGTCGGGCAGTTTGCAGCCACGCTGAGCTGATGTGTTCGTGTTTCTGTAAAACCCATGCACGCCTGGAAGTCCCTTTTTGTCTCCGAGCGTGCACCACATGCAAGTGAGCGTTTGGCTTTTGGATATTCtacattttgtttgtcttgGAGACTTTTCAAACacccctgtgttttttttccctctatgAGCAACATGCATTCAAGTGTGCAGCTATTGGACACCTCAATGAAAGTGGTGAATCGCTAACCTGACTGTCGAGgccaagcagcagcagcataatGAAGAAGAGAATTGCCCAGGCTGTAGGAAAAGGCATCATGGTTACAGCCTTGGGGTAGGCAATGAACGCCAGGCCTGGACCTGCAGAGGAGGGatgtgggaggaggaggggggggggggggggggagggcaagagcagagagagagagagagaggggtggggggaggcaacaTTAGTATCATGATAAGCTTCATCTGACCTGCATCCCTGTGGGAGGAAACAGTCCCAAACAGTGGGGGTACAGAACCAGATGTGCTTGCGTGATGAAAACCTGAGCTACAGCGCTGAAAatagccgtgtgtgtgtgtgtgtgtgtgttatgtaatCGTATAAAGCAGTCAAgttaaagattttaaatgtcTCTACAACACGTCTTCACTTACCTGCGACTCTGTCAACATCTGAGACATATTTCTAACACATGCCGCCTTTACAGCGGCGTGTTGGCGGGAAACTTTATACTGAAGAACAAAGACCCAAACTAACACAGCGCTGCAGAGGTGTAGGCCTGAATGTGACGTGCTAATTACTCTGAGTGTCACTGCATCACTGGAGAAGAAACCACTAGAGAAAGTGTTCAGCAAACTCTAAAAAGGAAGCATCAACAGCGTGCAGTGGATGTAGTGTGTGTGACGTGTGGAGGTCAATAACCCCAGAGTATGTGTCAGTGTAAACATCAGAGCAATCATGTGTCATATGCTAAGCTAGCTAGCAGAGATAAAACAGCTACATCACTCCAACAGCCATTTTGCATCCCTGCCTATATAGAGCCCGATCCGGTCGATGAGGAATGCAAAATGGCCGatacaaaacagcagcagatggaatctgacatgtcaaataaaagtgtttttttttttttttttttaaaggtcttaTTTGACATTGGGAACTGTGAAAAAGGAGGTCAAGATACAAGGAAGCATCACAGCTGATATCAAGGAATCTGGACATAAGTTCAAGTTTTGTTGCAAATTATGACGAGGCATCCAACCAAACACTGCGTTGACTCCATAACAACTCCCTCAGAGCTCAAACACTGGCAGGAGATTAGAAGAATTGTACctgttatttttaaacctgtGCTCGTGTCACTTATTTCTGGCTCTAAATAACTAATTAGtgcattcatgtttttggaATTGCTCAAGTAGATAACGTCAGCCGTCAGCTGTGAAACAGGCGGTAAGCATCTGATCGAGAACATTACAGGTAGTGCTTTTTAGTTACTGCAAGAAATAGATCCAGATCTTTACTCTAAAGCCGTTTTTacaaatgcactcctgaaaatatctggatAATTTCAGTTGAGGTTGTTGCTTCCTGTCTGCTGGCTGAAGCAACCTTCTTGAGCAATTCCAAAAACAATTGAACCAATTCATCATTTAGATCcaaaaacaggtaaaaataCGACCCAGGTTTAAGAATAACAGAACTCTCTTTGTCcaaaacatcttttttattaCACACCTGGAGTGCCTCAGTTAAAGATAAGATCCACATCAAACAGTGTGagacgtctttttttttaaatggaaactgCTTCTTAGAAAACAAGTTCACACGTCAAACACTTGTCCCTCCTTTCAGCACACTCTGGCGTCAGCAGAAGTCGTTACTGCTTACTGTGCACCGTGAAAAACAAACTATGATCTTTGTGCAGTCAGTCGAGCTCATCTTAAACAAACACGACGAGAAGTCATCTGTGTGCTACATCAGGACCGAGTGGTCAGAGTTAAGACCGACTCTGTTGAGATCTTTCTACACTCTTGATACCATCCTCAACTCGTAGACGGACTAAAGACAGATTTTAAACACTCGTACTATCATGCTCTCTGATTAACAACCTCCatctccacctgcaggctcagggcacattaacattattttaactGGTTATCCGTGTGCCATGCACAGCCCCAAGCCGCCATGCGCTCTTAACCTACACCCCTGACTAAACACTAACATATGGGCAGTATACGGGCAAACCGTCAGCTGGATGTAAACTGGGCTGGCAGCAGGTTTCCAGTTAGCAGACGGAGCTAAGACACATTTCACTCTTACAACACGGCATCATGTTTAAGTAACAGATGAAGGTTTACAATAGAACCAGATGCTAAGCATGTCATTGTActttaaagaggaaaaactaCAAGTGTCAGGTTGAATTACAGGATTttaccgtaaaaaaaaaaagtgacaagaaaagaggagatttaaactttcaaaataaaagccctgaAAAGCTGCtggtgatgctttttttttggagagtgAGCGGTACTTTGTCATCTTGGAGATTTAAAGAAGCATCAACTAAACTCCTAAGTTGTTCTTTCAAGGGGATCAGGCCTAAACTTCCTCCTCAAACTTCCTCCCTAACTTTGCCTCCTCTGTTTCTGCACGTTAAGAGTTATCATACGCTGTGAGGAAGCAGAACCATGAGAGGGATTCTGTCGGTCCGTGGGTAAGACTGCAGCATCATGACAGCTTCAACAAAAAGAGGTTTTTCTTACATCgttgagagaaaataaatgaaggaaCGACTAATAATGCCAATGCGCCGATATGTCACACAACAATGGCGGCGGCAAGTCGCCACATTAAGGTAGGAGGAGCCTCTCATATTCAACTCTTATAACAGACTAGACCACTGGCACAAGATGCACTCTGCTCTCATTGACTAGCTCGAAGGGTTTGTATATTCTCTTGTGTTTAAACTCTTTTGTAAGCGACCTCGCTCTTAACCTTTACTCCCAACAAGCTCACCAAATATGGTCATAAAATGTATCCCATTCTGCTTTTGTCAAGGTGTGTTTGATTGCGGAAACTTCCATATTTGCGATGCCGTCATGTTTTATAAATCAGGGAATCCATTTCGTGTGATTCAGTCAAATGCATTGGGTGAATTCGCTTTGTCGGTTTtcgttgctgtttttttttttctctgtaaatactgttGTTTAAGTTTTTAACCAGGAAGCAGCGCCCACCATCACTGCCGCCCTTACAGGACCCTCGTACCTGACTCTGCCACATCAGCAATGTCCACCCCTTGCTCTTGTGCCATGAAGCCCAGGACGGAAAATATTGCGAAGCCAGACACAAAACTGGTACCACTGTTGAGGGCTCCCAGCAGCAAACAGTCCCTATGTCACACATATGTCATGAGGAGGATTTGTTAATGAACACACAAGGATCCCTTCACTATAGCTAACCCCCTCACTGAAAACTGGCGCCTCACCTGTAGCAGTTGTATTTGTACTTGTTGTAGCTCCCCAAGGACGTCATGGCGCCCAAACAGATGGCGTAGGAGAAAAAGATCTGGGTGCCGGCATCAATCCAGACCTGccaagtgggggggggggggggaggaatgGGGACAGAAAGGCTGAGGCCTGCTGATGACGTGAATTACATTGGAATGTGTAGAGAAGCTAGGAGGGGGTTCAAGTCATGGATAACGACTTCTGGACTATGGGGTGTCGGGGTCTGCAGAAGACTAATTTAAATATGTTGGTACCAGATTTGTCGTTCAGATtttatggatttattttggTAGTCCAGTTATAATGCCCAAAGAGAGGCGTCCATCATCAAGAAATAATGGACGCCTTTAATAGGCGTTACCAATGGATGCCACTGTTTGCTTAAGCAGGCTGACAAAGGCCAAATTTCTTGATGGTCCTAAAGATCATGTAGCCAGACTTTCCTGTGTCGTCAAGTATGATCAGAGCGATACGAGTGACCGCACCGATTTCAAGTCATAaataatgaacatgtttaatatttatgatttgATATTCTGTTGTGAGCGGGGAACCTGGAGGATAGGCGAGCCAGCACTCTGTGGTCAATGGCATGGAACGAAACTAAAGCCAATTGGGAAGCGAACCGACTGAAGACGGAAGCACAAACATCCGCATCAAATCAGATCATGTTCACACCATCCGACCACTTCATGCAGAGTTTGATTGCTCTTCCCGGGTCCAAAAAGTTAAGAACGCCTGTTCTATCTGCCTGTTGTCGGCCATGTTTGTTGGGGTGGGATCTGAGACGGTGCAGGGGTACCTACCTCTGGGTCCCTCAGGCGGGCCAGATCAGGGTACAGGTAGAACTTGATGCCCTCTGAAGCACCTGGCAGTGTCACGCCACGGATCAACAGCACGATGAGCATGATGAATGGGAACGTGGCGGTGATGTAGACCACCTGAAAAAGATCACGGTAATGTTTTAATCCAAAAGGAGGACCCTCAAAGGATCAAGACGGCAAGTTTCAATCATGACAAAGATCCCGTCTGCTTGATAACGTTCTTCATCATAAACAGGAATCATGTTTGATGTGTTGACTCTCCAGAGTTATTTTTCAGATTATGAGCTGAAGAGACCACAGCCTGCGCCTTAAATCAATGGCGGTGTATCAGTCTGTGTTATCTGGCGAGCGGTGACAGGACTTGGCCTTGGAGGAGCGACTTCATTACAAGAGTTACAGCTTGGTGCAACCCGAGAGCATAACTCATGGCAGGACAATCAATAACGAGTGTTGAGGCTATAAAAAGAGCTGTCTGGGATTGATTGAGCCTCCTGAGGTCTGCGTCcgagtggttgttgttgttgttggaccaGAAACTGAACATGGTCTTAAATATTCTCTCTCTATATTTGTCAAAGGCTTCGTCCTGTAAACGAGGCAGCAGTGCAGGAACTTCATCCACTGGTTCTTAAAATTAAAGATTtacgggcggctgtggctcagatggtagagtcagtcgtctctcaaccagaaggtcgggggttcgatccccagctcctgcagtcacatgtccgatgtgtccttgggcaagacacttaaaccccaagttgctcccgctgcctcGTCGTCAgcgtatgcatgtgtgttaaaggatgagttaatactggtggactttataaaaaagttgaaagattttcaacttgagcgctcggagagAATGCTGGGCGCTACGCTATTTCTCTGGGCGGTCGCctgctgcaaacactctctACTAATTGAAAACAGTTGTAAAAAAACTCTGGCGCCCAGGAAAAACTAAGTATTCTTTATTGTGTCATCTACTGAGTTTGTTAAAGTCTATAGGTCTAGGGGCGCTGGCCGAGCGGTTAGTGCATGTGCAGTCTTAAGTCCTCGACCAGGGTTGGAGTCTGAGTCCATCCTGTGGCTCCTGTggctcatccccccccccccccatgtcattcccctctctctctgactctatccactgttctctctgaaataaaggcatcaaaagcccaaaaaattaatctttttaaaaagtctagAAGTCTTCAATGTAtattaaatcaaactttattttagtcAGGAAATACTGCTGCAGAGCTCGGTGTCTTTGGGAGGAAGTACAACCAAGTGAAACCAGATGTTTCCTTGACAGTATTGTATTGTTCCCTGCTAcagaatccaaacacattaagTCCCACCTCGCCTTAATTTAAACATCAGACCCCGTAAAACAAGCAGGCTTTTGCACATGATGAACTAGTGCACAGATTTGGTTTGCCTCTTGTTTCAATTATTCAGATGTAatgctgtaaacatgatttttCTTCATGGATTTAGAACCGTAACACTGCGAGCGCATGCACTTGCCGCTTCCTCAGCCCTCCCTGTTGGAAACATTGCTCTCATTGTTCTCTTGGTCAGACCGCAGTGAAAACATCATATGACCATCAGCCCGTCATGACTTCTGGCAGGCGTTAAGATTTAGCAATCATAAAATGATAAACAGATACGACAGGGTTCAGCAAgtttaagacaaacacacaaaaaaacaagagacgGGATCAACTTTGCAGAGTGTAAACAGAGGGCATTAtgggtaaacagacacacatgtatTTACCTTGCCGGTGGACTTTACTCCCTTCCAGATGCAGAAGAAGCAGATGACCCAAACAAGCAGTAGACACAGAGCCAGGTCCCATTTAATAGTCCCAATGTTCTCTATACCATTGGTGATCCCCAGCACATTATGTCTGCAACAGAGAAGGAAAAGCGCCGTCAGTGTGCGTGTTCATCTCGGCAACTCGATCGTAGCTGAATATGGCAAAAGCATTCCATGACAATCAATGTTCTGCATGTGTGCCTTTTGATCATAGACtgtacatttgaatgtttgaatcaggctgtaaacatgttaatctctgctgtaaaaacaggcttttttgaatgggtgtgtatgtgacttcctgtgcttctacATCCAGCCTTTAGTGGACAATCTATGAACTGCAGGTTtattgcacttcagcattggctgcatttttcaacaccaagCAGTTTTCTGCTTGGTTTAGATGTAAAATAATTGACAAGTGAGACGCTGCTTTGGCTCCAATCTCACTGCCTGCCATGTACGTTTTTTTCAAGGATGGTTTTGACATAACGAGGGAAAACATTGACGCTGATCGTCAGTTCGCCTGGCAAGATTTCCCAAGATGCTTTGAGCAGCCAGTCAGGCGATTGCACAATTCACATTGAATGGAGGTAAAACAAGAGCTGCCAGGCCCACACAGTCCTGAGAAATGTTCTAAACTAGCAAGATTCGCCTTTTTCATCTTGGCTTTCTAATAGTTATGAATAAATTATTGACACTCAGATTTGGATGCTCAATGATACATTCAAGTTTAATGTCACATATGGGTTCATAATCTTCCAAGTTCccagaggagttaagataataACCCTGAAGTGtcctgtgtttgaatgtttttttcccttaaatGCAGgtcctgattggctgcagcaaatctatttttaaagatCATTTACATAGACGTTGTACCTTAACCAAATGTtccacctgaaaaaaaaaaaaagaaccaaagcGTGGTTTCTACagctgtgcatgcatgtgtgctcTTATGTAACTCACTCCCAGAACTCGGTGACGGGGGAGGTGAAGTTGGAGGCGTTGGCGGCCACCCAGAGGGATTTGTTCTTGCGGTAGGTGTCCTCGATGCAGCGATTGGTGTTCCAGGGCTGATTGCACTTGGCCCAGGGCAGCTCcggctgaaaacactgaaatccATAGAAAGATTAGAGTTATGTCAGGACACAAATTTGGGTTGGGACGTGATTGCTCCTGATTCGCTGGCAGGTCTCCTTTCAGTCCAGTTGAAGATAGAGTCAGACTATTTtacctacaaaataaaatacagagttATACTAAAGTAAGGCTGCTCCATCATCCCCTCTGGGCCTCTATACATGTGTTGTGgggactgtgtctgcagagtccctctgtctggaggatttcaggaggactacccctgaaatcttcctgacctgcctgtgggggggggggggggggggcgaggggtctcctgaggtaagacatgacaagttaaaaacgtaaaaataaatattcttatAATAGAGCCGGCCACTTCTACGTCgttctttttatgtcatgtatTGCCACAGAAAGtccgacagggatagtctccagctgtgagaacaaccagatcaggaggatttaaaggggcagtcctcctgaaattatctagatatcttcaggagtgcatgtgtgaaaaacgGCTCATGTAACTTTTACATGCAACAATCAACGTCAGTCATCTATGAttcaggctaaaaaaaaaaaaaaaagatgtttccaTCAGTGTCTTTTTTCTCAAACCTACCTGGAACAGATAGTAGAGACCCCAGGCCAGGATGACGATGTAGTAGATATTCAGCAGGGACACGATCACAATGGAGGCATAACCGATacctggaggagaaggaggagagaggaggtggagatgatGATAGAGGAAACATCAACAGAACAATTAAGTGGAGCAGAGGGAAACCAGCAACATCAAACTTTATGGAGAAAGGTCGCTCTCGCTCAAAGCAGCAGCTATGACAGCAACATGTGATATgtgaagtaaacaacagcctaAAGAGAACACTTCCTCTTCTCAAATCTTTCTCAAACACTTTTAACCGTATAAGTTCCTCAAATGTCCACACAGTTTGTGCAGGAGGAAGGTTTGTAATGCGGTAAACTCGATTGGTCTGCAAAGAGGATGCACAAAGAAGCGACACAGtcaatgaaacaggaagtgaaacagaTGCTGGTGGGTGGAGGTGTTGTGCAGATTGTGTATCATAAAAAGGTGACCAAACCTCTATGAGATCTACCTCCTGAATTTAACAGGATAAAACCTGAACTGATGCTTTTGTCTCACGCTGTTAGATTTAATGTGTTCAAACCTACAGAACAAGGAGATATGttccatatttttttaatacaaacataTCACGTGAAGATGTTGGACGTCCAAACTAAACCTCGACaatgtttctttaaacacaacattcacagTTGTTGGCCAAATCCCCGGACGTAGTagaacctgacgtcaggttctggTGACctatcagagcaaagcatggaggaGAGTTGAAAGACACGCCCAACCTGAAGATcactcagaatcagaaatactttattaatcccagggggaaatttgtttgctacagttgctcataacaccaaaaatcagaaGGAAGTACAGATAcgttcataaaataaaaacaataataacaatataataagcacaagtaccaagtgaaagcaataataaagtagTATAAGTAATAAGCTTTGTAAATGTACTCAAATGTTGCTGCATGTGCAAACAGTGCTGGCCAATCAGGGGAGAGCACATGGGGAggcggggccttaaagagacagtagctaaaatgaagcgtttcaagcagaggctgaaatgagggattttactgacgccagtgtCAAATAAATAAGGACGTTTTTGAGCTGCACATCTCACTGCTGCTCAACAGGTGTCCCAAACTGACTTCATTAATGGTTGAAGTGaggataatagatctcctttaaggcACTCTCTGTCCTCGTTAGTATTTgccttctgtctgttttcacatgAAGCTCTCTGTGCATGTAGCTCCCAAACGTTGAAGCACATGTGCAGCCAGAAAAGTTCTCCTCAACCAAAAGAGGGtgaaattgtgactttgaaaaGGAAGTTAAAGATTCACATCCTGACTCTGCACGCTTATCCTTCAGTGTTACAGATAAAACTGACAATGTCACTGGATTTCTTGTGTTTACTTTTCTGCTGTGGAAAACACTGTTTTCATTGTTTGCCCTACATAACGCCGCTCTTTCTTCACAGGATTTACTGCAACCGCGCTCCAAATCCAAAATTCCTATGACTTAAAAGTTGGCAGATAGAAGTGAACGATGAAT
The Labrus mixtus chromosome 7, fLabMix1.1, whole genome shotgun sequence DNA segment above includes these coding regions:
- the LOC132977010 gene encoding sodium- and chloride-dependent taurine transporter-like; translated protein: MAQKEKLQCLKDFHKDTLKPSPGKSPGTRPEDEAEGKHPQREKWASKLDFVLSVAGGFVGLGNVWRFPYLCYKNGGGAFLIPYFIFLFGGGLPVFFLEVSLGQFTSEGGITCWEKLCPIFTGIGYASIVIVSLLNIYYIVILAWGLYYLFQCFQPELPWAKCNQPWNTNRCIEDTYRKNKSLWVAANASNFTSPVTEFWEHNVLGITNGIENIGTIKWDLALCLLLVWVICFFCIWKGVKSTGKVVYITATFPFIMLIVLLIRGVTLPGASEGIKFYLYPDLARLRDPEVWIDAGTQIFFSYAICLGAMTSLGSYNKYKYNCYRDCLLLGALNSGTSFVSGFAIFSVLGFMAQEQGVDIADVAESGPGLAFIAYPKAVTMMPFPTAWAILFFIMLLLLGLDSQFVEVEGQITSLVDLYPSFLRKGYRREIFIAIICCISYLLGLTMVTKGGMYVFQLFDYYAASGVCLLWVAFFECIAVAWVYGVDNFYDALEDMMGYRPNAWMKWSWTVITPLLCMSCFIFSLVKYKPLTYNKIYEYPDWAVGIGWTLALASMICIPMVVVIKIIRSDGPLIERIKAVAAPVRGGASSRPANHRGLKELSCPLDPNGNKGLLMKAPTHTIVETMM